A single genomic interval of Desulfatiglans anilini DSM 4660 harbors:
- the hemC gene encoding hydroxymethylbilane synthase, producing the protein MHTNVLKIGTRGSRLALAQSEWVKGRIVSRYPDIRVELVKITTTGDRILDSPLSRIGGKGLFVKEIEDALLEGRIDLAVHSMKDVPAELPPELFLSVFPVREDPRDALIAAGCRALGDLPRGARVGTSSLRRAAQILSLRPDVRIVPLRGNVETRLRKRDEGLCDAVVLASAGLRRLSLDTPSDCLLAPDEMLSAVGQGALGLEVRRSDQAVMECLAFLNHPETETAVRAERAFLERLEGGCQVPIAGWARVEEYGLTMDGLVAELDGSRLIRDRVAGRPEQAETLGRELAERLLAAGAGQILGRIYGEAGGR; encoded by the coding sequence ATGCACACAAACGTATTGAAAATCGGGACACGCGGCAGCCGCCTGGCGTTGGCCCAGTCCGAGTGGGTCAAGGGGCGCATCGTGTCGCGTTACCCGGATATCCGTGTCGAGCTGGTGAAGATCACCACCACGGGAGACAGGATCCTCGATTCGCCCCTCAGCCGGATCGGGGGCAAGGGTCTGTTCGTCAAGGAGATCGAAGACGCCCTGCTAGAAGGGAGGATCGATCTGGCGGTGCACAGCATGAAGGATGTCCCGGCCGAGCTCCCGCCGGAGCTTTTCCTGAGCGTTTTCCCGGTGCGCGAAGACCCGCGCGATGCACTGATCGCCGCCGGCTGCAGGGCGCTGGGGGATCTGCCCCGAGGGGCGCGGGTGGGGACGAGCAGCCTCCGCCGAGCGGCTCAGATCCTGAGTCTTCGGCCGGATGTCCGGATCGTGCCGCTGCGCGGCAACGTGGAGACGCGGCTCCGAAAGCGCGACGAAGGATTGTGCGATGCTGTTGTGCTGGCCTCGGCGGGTCTGCGCCGGTTGAGCCTGGACACGCCGTCGGATTGCCTGTTGGCCCCGGACGAGATGCTTTCGGCTGTCGGCCAGGGTGCGCTTGGTTTGGAGGTCCGCCGTTCGGATCAGGCGGTCATGGAATGTCTGGCCTTTTTGAACCATCCCGAGACGGAAACGGCCGTGAGGGCTGAGCGGGCCTTTCTGGAGCGTCTGGAGGGCGGCTGTCAGGTGCCGATCGCCGGCTGGGCGCGGGTGGAAGAATACGGTTTGACCATGGATGGGCTTGTGGCTGAACTGGACGGAAGCCGGCTTATCCGAGACAGGGTCGCCGGCCGCCCTGAACAGGCAGAGACCCTCGGCCGGGAATTGGCTGAGCGGCTGCTCGCAGCGGGGGCCGGCCAGATCCTGGGGAGAATCTACGGTGAGGCCGGGGGGCGATAG
- the ispD gene encoding 2-C-methyl-D-erythritol 4-phosphate cytidylyltransferase encodes MGSEDRQIGRRRAAAVVPAAGAGVRMGAARPKQYLELGGRPIVAETLDVFERYPLVDAVVLVVPPDDVVSCRKEIVERFGFRKVVRIVPGGATRQESVRLGLEAVVAEPEIVLIHDGVRPFLGHGLLDRLFDALAHHRAVVPGLPPDETVKQVGASGTVQETLDRSKLRLIQTPQLFRWADIRLAHERARAAGWTDITDDAMLLERMGIAVTVVEGARENIKITSPFDLERARFLYGTGRSGGRPA; translated from the coding sequence ATGGGTTCAGAGGATCGACAGATCGGGAGGCGAAGGGCTGCGGCGGTCGTTCCGGCCGCGGGCGCTGGCGTCCGCATGGGGGCGGCGCGTCCGAAGCAGTATCTGGAACTGGGCGGCCGACCGATCGTGGCCGAGACACTCGACGTGTTCGAGCGGTATCCGCTGGTGGATGCGGTCGTGCTGGTCGTTCCGCCCGATGACGTCGTTTCGTGCCGCAAGGAGATCGTTGAGCGCTTCGGATTTCGGAAGGTGGTGCGCATCGTCCCCGGCGGTGCGACGCGGCAGGAGTCGGTGCGGCTCGGGTTGGAAGCCGTGGTCGCGGAGCCTGAAATCGTTCTGATCCATGACGGCGTGCGGCCTTTCCTAGGCCATGGGCTGCTGGACCGCCTCTTCGATGCGCTCGCACACCATCGGGCGGTGGTGCCCGGGCTTCCGCCGGACGAGACGGTAAAGCAAGTCGGTGCGTCCGGGACTGTCCAGGAGACGCTCGACCGTTCGAAGCTGCGCCTGATCCAGACTCCGCAGCTTTTCCGCTGGGCGGATATCCGCCTGGCGCATGAGCGCGCGCGCGCCGCCGGGTGGACGGACATCACCGACGACGCCATGCTGCTCGAACGTATGGGGATCGCCGTGACCGTTGTCGAAGGCGCGCGTGAGAACATCAAGATCACCTCTCCCTTCGATCTCGAGCGGGCAAGATTCCTTTACGGCACGGGGCGCTCCGGGGGTCGGCCTGCTTAG
- the cobA gene encoding uroporphyrinogen-III C-methyltransferase has protein sequence MMSEKAEGKVYLVGAGPGDPGLMTIRGRDCLARADVVVYDYLANPLFLTYASPGAERLYVGKKGGCHTMSQGEINALIVAKAAEGKTVVRLKGGDPFIFGRGGEEAEELVSAGVPFEVVPGVTSAIAVPAYAGIPLTHRDYTSTVAFVTGHEDPTKEGSDIAWDKLALGAGTIVFLMGVGHIGLIASQLTANGRPPETPVAVIRRGTLPEQKTVVGTLANIAGQVEELKLKPPAIIVVGGVVNLRGTLEWYEKRPLFGRKVVVTRAREQASEFLAILRELGAECIEFPTIEVVPPETWEPLDAAIRSLDVYDWLLFTSVNGVRFFLERLTAAEKDVRDLKGIRIAAIGPKTARTWKDFGIEPDLVPDEYRAEAVIAAFGSRGVSGLRILLPRAEKAREILPEELRNMGAQVDLVPAYRTHRPTGAVDQVRELLERDEVDLVTFTSSSTVTHFLEMFDGVYGGELPPWLGRVRTGCIGPITAGTARKKGFGVDLIPEHYTIESFVQTIVSYFGGMPKR, from the coding sequence ATGATGTCTGAAAAGGCCGAAGGAAAAGTGTATCTCGTAGGCGCGGGTCCGGGCGACCCGGGTTTGATGACGATCCGCGGCCGCGACTGCCTGGCGCGGGCGGATGTCGTCGTCTATGACTATCTCGCCAACCCCCTTTTTCTCACCTATGCCTCCCCCGGTGCCGAGCGGCTTTACGTCGGGAAAAAGGGCGGCTGCCACACGATGAGCCAGGGGGAGATCAACGCCCTGATCGTTGCCAAGGCGGCTGAGGGGAAGACGGTTGTCCGTCTGAAGGGCGGCGATCCCTTTATCTTCGGACGGGGCGGGGAAGAGGCCGAAGAACTCGTCAGTGCGGGCGTTCCCTTTGAAGTCGTTCCGGGGGTCACCTCGGCGATCGCCGTGCCGGCCTATGCCGGCATTCCTTTGACCCATCGTGACTACACCTCTACGGTCGCCTTCGTGACCGGACACGAGGACCCCACGAAGGAGGGATCGGATATCGCCTGGGACAAACTCGCCCTGGGCGCCGGCACGATTGTTTTTCTGATGGGCGTGGGCCATATCGGCCTGATCGCCTCTCAGCTCACGGCGAACGGGCGACCGCCCGAAACCCCGGTCGCCGTGATTCGAAGGGGCACGCTTCCGGAGCAGAAGACCGTCGTTGGCACCCTTGCAAATATCGCTGGACAGGTGGAGGAACTCAAGCTGAAACCCCCGGCCATCATCGTGGTGGGGGGCGTGGTGAATCTCCGCGGGACACTCGAATGGTATGAAAAAAGGCCGCTCTTCGGGCGCAAGGTCGTCGTTACGCGCGCCAGGGAGCAGGCCAGTGAATTTCTGGCGATCCTCCGTGAACTTGGGGCGGAGTGCATCGAATTCCCGACGATCGAGGTCGTGCCGCCCGAGACATGGGAGCCGTTGGACGCTGCAATCCGTTCGCTCGATGTCTACGATTGGCTGCTCTTCACGTCGGTCAACGGGGTGCGGTTTTTCCTCGAGCGTCTGACCGCTGCGGAAAAGGACGTCAGGGATCTGAAAGGTATCCGGATTGCCGCCATAGGACCTAAGACGGCCCGGACCTGGAAGGACTTCGGCATCGAGCCCGACCTGGTCCCGGATGAATACCGCGCCGAAGCGGTGATCGCCGCTTTCGGGTCCAGAGGGGTCTCGGGGCTGCGCATTCTGCTGCCACGGGCGGAGAAGGCGCGGGAGATCCTGCCTGAGGAACTCCGGAACATGGGCGCGCAGGTCGATCTGGTGCCTGCTTATCGCACCCACAGACCGACGGGTGCCGTCGATCAGGTGCGGGAACTGCTGGAGCGCGACGAGGTGGATCTGGTCACATTCACCAGTTCGTCCACCGTGACCCATTTCCTCGAGATGTTCGACGGCGTCTACGGCGGAGAGCTTCCGCCATGGCTCGGCCGGGTGCGGACGGGGTGCATCGGTCCGATTACGGCCGGAACCGCTCGAAAGAAGGGATTCGGTGTCGACCTGATCCCTGAGCATTACACGATCGAATCGTTTGTCCAGACTATCGTGTCCTACTTTGGCGGGATGCCAAAACGTTGA
- a CDS encoding uracil-DNA glycosylase: MTRHASSGALIEQLKTVLAHYRELGFDPPPIRRGRAVRTSPRAPAMAVEKKEVPRLFTLEDLRQEIGDCRRCKLHQGRKHLVFGEGAPDASLVFVGEGPGRDEDLTGRPFVGAAGELLTRIIAAMGLTREEVYICNIVKCRPPRNRDPEKDEVEACLPFLKRQLRILRPKAICVLGRVAGCSLIGGAFKISMDRGRWFDFEGIPLMPTYHPAFLLRNQSAKRQVWEDVQKIMGRLGLEVKRNG; encoded by the coding sequence ATGACGCGACATGCTTCAAGCGGGGCCCTAATCGAGCAACTGAAGACGGTCCTCGCCCATTATCGCGAGTTGGGCTTCGATCCGCCGCCGATCAGGCGCGGCCGGGCGGTTCGAACGTCTCCCCGTGCGCCGGCGATGGCGGTGGAGAAGAAGGAAGTCCCCAGGCTGTTTACCCTCGAGGATCTTCGGCAAGAGATCGGCGACTGCCGCCGGTGCAAGCTCCACCAGGGCCGTAAACACCTTGTTTTCGGGGAAGGCGCCCCCGATGCCTCACTCGTTTTCGTGGGGGAGGGGCCGGGGCGTGACGAAGACCTGACAGGCCGGCCCTTCGTGGGTGCGGCAGGAGAGCTCCTGACCCGTATCATCGCCGCCATGGGGTTGACGCGGGAAGAGGTCTACATCTGCAACATCGTGAAGTGCCGTCCGCCCCGCAATCGCGATCCCGAGAAGGACGAGGTGGAAGCCTGCCTCCCTTTTCTCAAACGGCAGCTCAGGATCCTCAGGCCGAAGGCGATTTGCGTCCTTGGGCGGGTGGCGGGCTGCAGCCTCATTGGCGGTGCCTTCAAGATCAGCATGGACAGGGGCCGCTGGTTCGACTTTGAAGGGATACCGCTCATGCCGACCTACCATCCTGCCTTTTTGCTGCGGAATCAGTCCGCCAAACGGCAGGTGTGGGAGGATGTCCAGAAGATCATGGGGCGCTTGGGCCTGGAGGTGAAACGCAATGGTTGA
- a CDS encoding NfeD family protein, with product MVEAWTLLPSRWLARLALFLMMVFGLCPQASAEAPVVFVIDLEGPINPGTAMYVERGIAAAAEAGAVLTVVRIDTPGGLATSMRSIIKAIVNSRVPVATFVGPGGAGAASAGVMVTVAGHVAAMAPGTNIGAAHPVGAGGQDIDETMSEKVVNDMVAYARGIAEGNGRNGEWVEKAVRESVSITAEEALELNVVDLLADNVPQLLTKIDGRKVGMPQGEVVLRTAGAVLQPFEPGIRDRILKTISDPNIAYLLMMIGLAGLYFELAHPGAIFPGVIGGMSLILAFFAFQTLPVNYAGLMLIALAIILFVIEVKVTSYGLLSIGGLISLTLGSVMLFEDVRVSLRFLMPTVLLVGGFFVVVAGLAFRAYRRKPMGGEEGLIGEVGVVKRAIDPEGLVFVHGEYWNALALERIEAGEKVEVEKVEGLTLRVRRCAS from the coding sequence ATGGTTGAGGCATGGACGCTGCTGCCGTCGAGGTGGCTGGCCCGGCTCGCGCTCTTCCTGATGATGGTCTTCGGCCTGTGCCCCCAGGCATCGGCGGAAGCCCCGGTCGTGTTCGTCATAGATCTGGAAGGGCCGATCAATCCCGGGACGGCGATGTACGTCGAACGCGGGATTGCAGCCGCCGCCGAGGCCGGGGCCGTTCTGACGGTCGTTCGCATCGATACGCCCGGCGGGCTGGCGACCTCCATGCGTTCGATCATCAAGGCCATCGTCAATTCACGGGTTCCGGTGGCCACTTTTGTCGGCCCGGGCGGGGCCGGGGCGGCATCCGCCGGGGTCATGGTGACCGTCGCAGGGCACGTCGCCGCGATGGCACCGGGAACGAACATCGGGGCGGCCCATCCTGTCGGGGCCGGAGGCCAGGACATCGACGAGACCATGTCGGAAAAGGTGGTCAACGACATGGTGGCTTATGCCCGCGGCATCGCGGAGGGCAACGGCAGAAACGGCGAATGGGTGGAGAAGGCGGTTCGGGAGAGTGTGTCCATCACGGCTGAGGAGGCGCTCGAGTTGAACGTGGTGGATCTGCTGGCCGACAACGTTCCGCAGTTGCTCACAAAGATCGACGGCCGGAAGGTCGGGATGCCGCAGGGCGAGGTGGTGCTCCGCACGGCCGGGGCCGTGCTGCAGCCTTTCGAGCCGGGGATCCGCGACCGGATCCTCAAAACCATCAGCGATCCGAACATCGCATATCTCCTGATGATGATCGGTCTGGCCGGGCTCTATTTCGAACTGGCCCATCCGGGCGCGATCTTCCCCGGGGTCATCGGCGGGATGAGCCTGATCCTGGCGTTTTTCGCCTTTCAGACCCTCCCGGTCAACTATGCGGGGCTCATGCTGATCGCCCTGGCGATCATCCTGTTCGTCATAGAGGTGAAGGTGACGAGCTACGGGCTGCTTTCGATTGGGGGGCTGATCTCGCTGACCCTCGGTTCGGTCATGCTTTTCGAAGACGTTCGGGTGTCCCTGCGTTTTTTGATGCCGACGGTCCTGCTGGTGGGCGGTTTTTTCGTGGTGGTGGCCGGTTTGGCCTTCAGGGCTTACCGGCGCAAACCGATGGGCGGCGAGGAAGGGCTCATCGGCGAAGTGGGGGTGGTCAAGCGTGCCATCGACCCGGAAGGGCTGGTGTTCGTCCACGGTGAATATTGGAATGCGCTGGCTTTGGAGCGCATCGAGGCCGGGGAAAAGGTGGAGGTCGAAAAGGTCGAAGGGCTGACCCTTCGGGTCAGGCGCTGCGCTTCCTGA
- a CDS encoding slipin family protein yields the protein MMFYILFVVLVVLFLVSAIKILREYERGVIFRLGRVIKTKGPGLIILIPVIDKMVKVSLRLVTMDVPAQDVITRDNVSVKVNAVVYFRVMEPTKATVEVENYLFATSQLAQTTLRSVCGQVELDELLSERDKINTELQTILDKHTDPWGIKVATVELKHIDLPQEMQRAMARQAEAERERRAKVINAEGEYQAANRLAEAAGIIQQYPEALQLRYLQTIREISSESNSTTFFPLPIDLFKPFIKKD from the coding sequence ATGATGTTTTATATTCTGTTTGTAGTGCTGGTCGTCCTTTTTCTTGTGTCGGCCATCAAGATCCTGAGGGAATACGAGCGCGGCGTGATCTTCCGCCTCGGCCGGGTAATCAAGACCAAAGGGCCCGGGCTCATTATCCTGATCCCGGTGATCGATAAGATGGTCAAGGTCAGCCTGCGGCTCGTGACCATGGATGTGCCGGCGCAGGACGTGATCACCCGGGACAACGTGTCGGTCAAGGTCAATGCCGTGGTCTATTTCCGGGTGATGGAGCCTACCAAGGCGACGGTGGAGGTGGAAAACTACCTCTTCGCCACGTCGCAGCTGGCGCAAACCACCCTGAGAAGCGTCTGCGGCCAGGTGGAGCTGGACGAGCTCCTTTCGGAGCGGGACAAGATCAATACGGAGCTGCAGACCATCCTGGACAAGCACACGGATCCCTGGGGCATCAAGGTGGCCACGGTGGAACTGAAGCACATCGACCTGCCGCAGGAGATGCAGAGGGCGATGGCGCGTCAGGCCGAGGCCGAGCGGGAGAGGCGGGCGAAGGTCATCAACGCCGAGGGTGAGTACCAGGCCGCGAATCGCCTGGCGGAGGCTGCCGGCATCATTCAGCAGTATCCCGAGGCGCTTCAGCTCCGCTATCTGCAGACGATCCGGGAGATCTCCTCGGAGAGCAATTCCACGACGTTTTTCCCGTTGCCGATCGACTTGTTCAAGCCCTTCATAAAAAAAGATTAG